In Corynebacterium frankenforstense DSM 45800, the DNA window CGCCGCGGACGCCACGGACACCCCCGCGCCGAGCGACTCCGAGACCGGCGAGCTCGCCCGTGTCGAGGACACCTCGGACCACACCACCGAGCTCGACGGCGCCGACGACCGCGACCCGGCCGACCACGACTCGGCCGACTACGACGATGCGGAATACGACGATGCGGAATACGACGAAGACGACGAGGAGACCTCCGGCGGCATCGGCTCCGTGATCATCCTCGCGGTCCTCGGCATCGTCGTCGGCGCGATCGTCTTCCTGGGCTTCCAGCAGCTCTGGGAGTCCGGCCTCTCGCGCATCCTGGTCGCCGTGCTCGCCCTGGCCGTCACGGCCGTCCTCGTCGGCGTCGTCCACGCCCTGCGCACCGCCCGCGACGGGCTGAGCATGGGCCTGGCCGCCGTCGTCGGCCTGCTGATGACCTTCGGGCCGTACCTGCCGATGATCATCTGATCATCCGCCGACCGGTCCGCCGGTCCCGGCGCCGAGACCCGGTCGCCCCACTTACGGGGCGGCCGGGTTTCGCCGTCTCCGGCGGGCCCAGGCACCGCGTCCCACTACTGGCGAGGGCACCGTGTGCCACGACGGGCCCAGGCACCGCGTCCCACTACTGGCGAGGGCACCGTGTGCCACGACGGGCGAGGGTACCGCGTCCAACTACAGGCGAGGGCTCCGCGTGCCACGGGGAGTGTGCGAGCCCAGCCCATGGCGTCCATCCGGCGGCGCACGCCGCCGGTCCACGCACGGACGGCGCGGGAGCGCGCACGGGGTGGGACGGGACGTCGTCAATCGCGGTGGAGACGCGCATCGCCGCAGGTCGCACGCTCGGGTGGAGTTGCGCGGTGCGTAGTGGCACCCTTGTGCGCATGACTTCAATCGCTGTTATCGGCTGCGGGAAGATCGGCGAGGCCCTCGTCGCCGGCCTGACCGCGGCGGGTGTCGACCCCGCGAACGTGACCGTCTCCAACCGGCGCGAGGAGCGCTCCGCGGAGCTCACCGAGCGGTACGGGGTGACCGCCGTGACCGACAACTCCGAGGCCGCCACCGGCGCCGAGATCGTCTTCCTGTGCGTCAAGCCGGACAAGACCCTCGCCGTCGCCGAGGAGATCGCGGAGACCGTCAACGACAACGAGCCGACCTCGACCGTTGCCTCCATGGCCGCCGGCGTGACCCTCGGCGCCCTCGAGGCCGCCATGGGCGCCGGTGCCGCCGTGGTGCGCGTCATGCCGAACACCCCGATGACAGTGGGCAAGGGCGTCAGCGCCATCGCCGCGGGTCGCTACGTCGACGACGAGGCCGCCGACGCAGTCGCCGAGCTGCTCTCCTCGGTCGGCGACGTCGTGCGCGTCGCCGAGTCCGACATGGACGCCGTCACCGCGCTGGCCGGCTCCGCGCCCGCCTACCTCTTCCTGGTCGCCGAGGCGCTCGTCGACGCGGGCGTCTCGCTGGGCCTGCGCCGCGAGGTCGCCACCCAGCTGGCCGCCGGCTCCGTCGCGGGCGCCGGCGCGATGCTCGAGCAGGAGGGCGCCGACCCGGCCGACCTGCGCGCCGCCGTCTCCTCGCCGGCCGGCACCACCGTCGCCGCCCTGCGCCAGCTCGAGGAGTCCGGCCTGCGCGGCATGTTCTTCCGCGCGACCGAGGCCTGCGCGCGCCGCTCCGCGGAGCTCGGCGCCGTCGACGAGGAGGACGAGGGGAGCGGCGAGGAGTAGTTCTCCTTGCGCCGCGCGCCGTGGGGCGCTGAGCGGCGCGTACGGCCGCGCGCCACGTTTGCTCTCAACGCCGCTCCCGACGTCGCGCAAAACGCCGCGCTCAACGCCGCGCAAAACGCCGCTTACCGCGCCCGGAGGGGCGCCCGGGGAGTCCCCGGGCGCTTCTCTTCGATCCACCCCGGCCGGGGGGAGCGGTCCCATCCGCAATCGTGGGTCACTCCCAGCGCAGAGAATTTTTTCTTGCACGTGGGTCGCACGAGTAACACCGTTCACGCTAAGCTTGGCCGAGCACGTGCGTGTTCGTTCTGCGGGAGGGGAAGCCTGCAGCGCGTCACTTGCTGAAGGGTTAGGTAATTTTATGGCCAATGAAGATAAAGGGACCTTCCTGACGGTCGCCGAGGTCGCGGAGATCATGCGTGTCTCCAAGATGACGGTCTACCGTCTCGTGCACTCCGGCGAGCTGCCCGCCGTCCGCGTCGGGCGCTCCTTCCGGGTCCACGAGTCGGCCGTCAACGAGTACCTCGAGGCGTCGTTCTACGACGCCGGTTAGCCCCGACAGGTCCCCGACCCCGGGAGCCGCGACGCCCGCCGGGCGCCGTGGCGCCCGGGGTCCTTTTGGTTGCAGGGCGACCTGCCGCTACACTGGACCGCATTCGTGTCGCCCGCCGTCTCCGCCGTCGGCCCGGCGCGGCACAGGCAGAGAACATCGTCAAACGAAGTGAGGAAAAGCCCCATGGGTTCCGTGACCAAGTGGCGCCGCAAGCGCATGTCGAAGAAGAAGCACCGCAAGATGCTGCGTCGTACCCGCGTGCAGCGTCGCAAGCTCGGCAAGTAAGCGCGCCCGCACGGCCTCTCGGCGCCGTTCGCCCCGGATCATCCCGGTGGCGGCGGCGCCGTCGTCGTGTCTGAGGGGG includes these proteins:
- the proC gene encoding pyrroline-5-carboxylate reductase; the encoded protein is MTSIAVIGCGKIGEALVAGLTAAGVDPANVTVSNRREERSAELTERYGVTAVTDNSEAATGAEIVFLCVKPDKTLAVAEEIAETVNDNEPTSTVASMAAGVTLGALEAAMGAGAAVVRVMPNTPMTVGKGVSAIAAGRYVDDEAADAVAELLSSVGDVVRVAESDMDAVTALAGSAPAYLFLVAEALVDAGVSLGLRREVATQLAAGSVAGAGAMLEQEGADPADLRAAVSSPAGTTVAALRQLEESGLRGMFFRATEACARRSAELGAVDEEDEGSGEE
- a CDS encoding 30S ribosomal protein bS22, with amino-acid sequence MGSVTKWRRKRMSKKKHRKMLRRTRVQRRKLGK
- a CDS encoding helix-turn-helix domain-containing protein; the encoded protein is MANEDKGTFLTVAEVAEIMRVSKMTVYRLVHSGELPAVRVGRSFRVHESAVNEYLEASFYDAG